In Alkalihalobacillus sp. TS-13, the following are encoded in one genomic region:
- the sleB gene encoding spore cortex-lytic enzyme — translation MKSGNLFVKVCLSLILLVIPLLSAVHIDKTDAFTAQVIQQGATGEDVIELQSRLQYLGFYNGKIDGVFGWGTYWALRNFQYEFGLKVDGLAGPTSKLKLANASEYHEGFVKRNIQKGKKFTHYGGTPLEKQTQKGKAPAKKPSGQEGKAQPKQQKPQQGKNVPSGYSENDIQLMANAVYGEARGEPYVGQVAVAAVILNRIESTSFPNTISGVIFEPRAFTAVADGQIWLTPNEQAKKAVHDAINGWDPSDGCIYYFNPDTATSGWIWTRSQVTQIGKHIFAK, via the coding sequence ATGAAAAGTGGAAATTTGTTCGTAAAAGTATGCTTATCATTGATACTATTAGTCATTCCGTTGTTGAGCGCTGTGCATATTGATAAAACAGACGCGTTCACTGCTCAAGTGATCCAGCAAGGCGCAACGGGTGAAGATGTAATTGAACTTCAATCGAGATTGCAATATTTAGGGTTTTATAACGGGAAGATTGATGGGGTATTTGGTTGGGGTACATACTGGGCACTTCGAAACTTCCAGTATGAGTTTGGGTTGAAAGTGGATGGACTTGCCGGTCCAACGTCAAAATTGAAACTCGCGAATGCTTCAGAGTACCATGAAGGATTTGTGAAAAGGAACATTCAAAAAGGGAAGAAGTTCACACATTATGGTGGTACACCTCTAGAAAAACAGACACAGAAGGGGAAAGCTCCTGCTAAGAAACCATCAGGTCAGGAAGGAAAAGCACAACCTAAACAACAAAAGCCGCAACAAGGGAAAAATGTACCGAGCGGTTATTCGGAAAATGATATTCAATTGATGGCGAATGCAGTCTATGGCGAAGCCCGTGGTGAGCCTTATGTTGGGCAGGTCGCTGTTGCAGCAGTCATTCTCAACCGAATTGAAAGCACCTCTTTTCCAAATACCATTTCAGGCGTCATATTTGAACCGCGAGCGTTCACTGCGGTAGCAGATGGGCAGATTTGGCTTACACCAAATGAACAAGCCAAAAAAGCTGTTCATGACGCAATCAATGGATGGGATCCTTCGGACGGATGTATTTATTATTTCAACCCTGATACTGCAACATCCGGTTGGATATGGACACGTTCACAAGTTACCCAAATCGGAAAACATATCTTTGCTAAATAA
- a CDS encoding 1-acyl-sn-glycerol-3-phosphate acyltransferase — MNLYNIGRNFFNGVFAAGYKLQVIGLENVPKEDGVLICSNHISYLDPPLVGCSSGRTVHFMAKAELFKMPVLKGILPKIHAFPVRRGMSDKQALRKGLEILRSGKAVGLFPEGTRSKTGSIADGLAGAGFFALKTDAKVVPCAIIGPFKMFKPVKIVYGTPIDFSELKEQKASAREATEKIMEEIRKLYEVNK, encoded by the coding sequence GTGAATCTCTATAATATAGGGCGTAATTTTTTTAATGGAGTTTTCGCAGCTGGATATAAATTGCAAGTGATCGGCCTTGAAAATGTTCCTAAAGAGGATGGAGTCCTGATTTGTTCGAACCACATCAGTTATCTAGACCCTCCTCTGGTCGGTTGTTCATCCGGCCGTACAGTCCACTTCATGGCAAAAGCTGAGCTTTTTAAAATGCCAGTATTGAAAGGTATCCTTCCGAAAATCCATGCTTTCCCTGTCCGAAGGGGTATGAGTGATAAACAAGCATTAAGAAAAGGGTTGGAAATATTGCGCAGCGGAAAAGCAGTTGGACTGTTTCCTGAAGGAACAAGGAGCAAGACCGGATCGATTGCAGATGGGCTTGCGGGAGCAGGTTTCTTTGCTTTGAAAACAGATGCGAAAGTCGTACCTTGTGCAATCATTGGTCCTTTCAAAATGTTCAAACCGGTGAAAATCGTGTATGGAACACCGATTGATTTTTCTGAATTGAAAGAACAAAAGGCTTCAGCTAGAGAAGCAACAGAAAAAATCATGGAAGAAATCCGGAAATTATACGAAGTGAATAAGTAA
- the cmk gene encoding (d)CMP kinase — MSNLMRIAIDGPAGAGKSTVAKRVADILSFVYIDTGAMYRSITLKALRNGIDVRDEIALKNVLGNTKIDLQKKSDKQYVVLDGEDVTEEIRTSEVTNNVSEVAKHPAVRVEMVKRQQELSQEHSVVMDGRDIGTHVIPDAQVKIFLIASVDERAKRRHEENISKGIPSDLEQIKREIEQRDELDSEREASPLMKAEDAIELDTTMMSIDEVVKAILQIVRERERV, encoded by the coding sequence ATGAGTAACTTGATGAGAATTGCAATTGATGGACCTGCTGGGGCAGGGAAAAGTACTGTCGCCAAAAGAGTGGCAGACATTTTGTCGTTTGTTTATATTGATACAGGTGCAATGTATCGATCCATAACTTTGAAAGCACTTCGAAACGGCATCGATGTCAGGGACGAAATTGCTCTGAAAAATGTTTTAGGGAACACAAAAATCGATCTGCAAAAAAAGTCAGATAAACAGTACGTCGTTCTGGATGGAGAAGATGTGACAGAAGAGATCAGAACGTCTGAAGTGACGAACAACGTTTCTGAAGTTGCGAAACATCCTGCCGTACGCGTAGAGATGGTGAAACGTCAACAAGAATTGAGTCAAGAACATTCAGTTGTCATGGATGGACGTGATATCGGAACTCATGTCATTCCGGATGCACAGGTAAAAATTTTTCTAATCGCTTCCGTTGACGAACGAGCGAAAAGAAGACATGAAGAAAACATATCAAAAGGGATTCCCTCTGATTTAGAGCAAATTAAGCGGGAAATCGAACAACGCGATGAATTGGACTCTGAACGGGAAGCATCCCCATTGATGAAAGCGGAAGATGCAATTGAACTTGATACGACGATGATGTCGATTGACGAGGTCGTGAAAGCGATCCTTCAGATCGTCCGAGAAAGAGAAAGGGTTTGA
- the prsW gene encoding glutamic-type intramembrane protease PrsW, translating into MFTVISAGIAPGLALLSFFYLKEKYKPEPILMVLRTFIIGILLVFPVMVLQFGIYEEMPVAEWADAFIVSGFLEEFFKWFLLYFTAYQHIEFNEPYDGIIYGVSLSLGFATAENVLYLFTNGVETALMRALLPVPSHALFGVIMGYYLSRGKSSDNKRIKQLFILASLVVPIFFHGFYDYIILSLMQKWMIFMLPFMIFLWWLGLRKIKYAQGVSQENYEQQNHGAIN; encoded by the coding sequence ATGTTTACGGTCATATCGGCAGGGATCGCTCCAGGCCTCGCCTTGCTGTCATTTTTCTATTTGAAAGAAAAATATAAACCTGAGCCAATTTTAATGGTGTTACGAACCTTCATAATTGGGATTCTTCTTGTTTTTCCTGTAATGGTTTTGCAGTTCGGTATTTATGAAGAGATGCCTGTTGCTGAGTGGGCTGATGCTTTCATCGTTTCGGGCTTCCTTGAGGAGTTTTTCAAATGGTTCTTGCTTTATTTCACAGCATACCAACATATTGAATTCAATGAGCCATATGATGGGATCATTTATGGTGTGTCACTTTCATTAGGATTCGCAACCGCTGAAAATGTTCTCTATTTGTTTACCAATGGTGTTGAAACCGCGTTAATGAGAGCATTGTTACCCGTTCCAAGCCATGCGTTGTTCGGGGTGATCATGGGATATTATCTTTCGCGTGGTAAATCCTCTGACAACAAGCGTATAAAACAATTGTTCATATTAGCGTCATTAGTAGTACCGATATTCTTTCATGGTTTTTATGACTATATCATTTTATCCCTGATGCAAAAATGGATGATCTTCATGCTTCCTTTCATGATCTTTTTATGGTGGTTAGGTTTGAGAAAAATCAAGTATGCACAAGGTGTTTCACAGGAAAATTATGAACAACAAAATCATGGAGCAATAAATTGA
- the ypeB gene encoding germination protein YpeB: protein MIRTILITILAIAVIGTGFWGYKEHQEKNAILINAENNYQRAFHDLNFHFDALEEKIGTTLAMNSRQQISPSLAEVWRLTSEAHNDVGQLPLALLPFNKTEEFLTKIGEFSYRIAIRDLEKKPLSDEEYATLQSLHKNATEIKNELRDVQATVMKENLRWMDVELALATENDPNDNTVINGLKTVDKSVEGYSEVNWGPEMTKISEFEDNKYKALSGKQITKEEAKNLAIKFLKLDKNSKVTVEENGKGSPYEAYRISVNEPKSDSNIYMEMTKKGGHPTWILEDRNVQKAKISLYQGSEKAREFLNKHAMDKMEMTTSNQYENIGIYTYVKMQDDVRIYPQTVTIKVALDNGDIIGYEGMNYLIGEKDRKITSPAISQKEAQGKLNPKLKIMETHQGIITNDLGEEVHCYEFLATMGNETFRIFINASTGMEEKVKKLDDPNTPVNSM from the coding sequence ATGATCAGAACAATTTTAATAACGATATTGGCAATTGCCGTAATTGGTACAGGGTTTTGGGGATACAAGGAACATCAAGAAAAAAATGCGATCCTTATCAACGCTGAAAACAACTACCAACGAGCTTTCCATGATTTGAATTTCCATTTCGATGCGTTAGAAGAAAAAATCGGAACCACGTTAGCTATGAATTCACGACAACAGATCTCTCCTTCACTTGCAGAGGTTTGGCGTTTGACTTCGGAGGCCCATAACGATGTAGGCCAACTTCCGTTAGCGCTGCTTCCATTTAATAAAACGGAAGAATTCCTGACGAAGATCGGTGAGTTCAGTTATCGGATCGCAATCAGGGATTTGGAGAAGAAACCCCTTTCTGATGAAGAGTATGCAACACTTCAAAGTTTGCATAAGAACGCTACAGAAATCAAAAATGAATTAAGAGATGTGCAAGCAACTGTCATGAAAGAAAATCTAAGATGGATGGATGTCGAATTGGCACTTGCAACAGAAAATGACCCGAATGACAATACCGTCATCAACGGGCTGAAAACAGTCGATAAATCTGTCGAAGGATATTCAGAAGTGAACTGGGGTCCGGAGATGACGAAGATCAGCGAATTTGAGGATAATAAATATAAGGCCCTGAGTGGAAAGCAAATCACGAAAGAAGAAGCTAAGAATCTTGCTATCAAATTCCTGAAGCTGGATAAGAACAGTAAAGTGACTGTCGAGGAAAACGGAAAAGGATCACCATATGAGGCATACCGGATCTCTGTCAACGAGCCGAAAAGTGATTCCAATATCTATATGGAAATGACCAAAAAAGGTGGTCACCCTACTTGGATACTAGAAGATCGAAACGTTCAAAAGGCTAAGATCAGCCTATATCAGGGAAGTGAAAAAGCAAGAGAGTTCTTGAACAAGCATGCAATGGATAAGATGGAGATGACCACAAGTAACCAATATGAAAACATCGGAATCTACACCTATGTGAAAATGCAGGACGATGTACGGATCTATCCCCAAACAGTAACGATCAAAGTAGCCCTAGATAACGGGGATATCATTGGCTATGAAGGAATGAACTATCTGATTGGTGAAAAAGATCGGAAAATTACTTCTCCTGCTATTTCCCAAAAAGAAGCACAAGGTAAGTTGAATCCGAAGCTTAAAATCATGGAAACTCACCAGGGAATCATCACCAATGATCTTGGTGAAGAGGTTCATTGCTATGAGTTCTTAGCAACAATGGGCAATGAGACTTTCCGAATCTTCATTAATGCCAGCACGGGAATGGAAGAAAAAGTAAAAAAACTGGATGATCCTAATACACCGGTCAACAGTATGTAG
- a CDS encoding DUF5359 family protein, producing the protein MRLLERILIKLIVCQIIFLFVAQYLIFNWDIGAYFNQLYEYEGITNGSTGETVETIDRSNFLWYDERVEN; encoded by the coding sequence ATGAGATTGCTGGAACGTATTTTGATCAAATTGATTGTGTGTCAGATCATTTTTCTCTTTGTCGCCCAATATCTCATATTCAATTGGGACATTGGTGCCTATTTCAATCAATTGTATGAATATGAAGGTATTACGAATGGAAGTACTGGTGAGACAGTTGAAACGATAGACCGTTCAAATTTCCTATGGTATGATGAAAGGGTTGAAAATTGA
- a CDS encoding flagellar brake protein yields the protein MIKIGETLFLDIRKPGQEAQKFQCKVEDIREDHLLVTYPSNLRTNKSEFFMTGTKFYAHFTTKDKITYKFHTEMTDRKKEHIPLLILTFPGEKNLEKIQRREFVRVDTAIDIAIHPTDYQFQPFTAITSDVSAGGCAIILPEQHRLKEGMELKCWMVLPLKDQHRYVKQKAKVIRIIKGENGKRDKAPLQFMKITERDKQHMLRFCFEEQLMFKKKGLL from the coding sequence ATGATCAAAATTGGTGAAACCCTTTTTCTTGATATCCGGAAACCCGGACAAGAAGCACAAAAGTTTCAATGTAAGGTTGAAGATATAAGAGAAGATCATCTGCTTGTTACATATCCATCCAATCTCCGGACAAATAAATCGGAATTTTTCATGACAGGGACAAAGTTCTATGCACATTTCACGACAAAAGATAAAATAACATATAAGTTCCACACTGAAATGACCGATCGGAAAAAAGAACATATACCTTTACTGATTTTAACATTTCCTGGAGAAAAGAATTTGGAAAAAATTCAAAGGCGTGAATTTGTTCGTGTCGATACAGCGATTGATATTGCCATTCATCCTACAGATTATCAGTTCCAACCATTTACAGCGATCACTTCAGATGTAAGCGCTGGTGGATGTGCTATTATTTTGCCTGAGCAACACAGACTGAAGGAAGGCATGGAATTAAAGTGCTGGATGGTATTGCCTTTAAAAGATCAGCACAGGTATGTGAAGCAAAAGGCGAAAGTCATCCGCATCATTAAGGGTGAGAACGGCAAAAGGGATAAAGCTCCTTTGCAGTTCATGAAAATCACAGAGAGGGACAAACAACATATGCTGCGGTTCTGTTTTGAAGAACAACTGATGTTCAAGAAGAAAGGGTTATTATGA